From one Lolium rigidum isolate FL_2022 chromosome 4, APGP_CSIRO_Lrig_0.1, whole genome shotgun sequence genomic stretch:
- the LOC124650214 gene encoding GABA transporter 1-like, which produces MSPTRGGVQEDQAGEADSVDREAISGATEGGKGTWRHAAFHVATTIATPAAYAPLPFALASLGWPLGVCSLVIGTLVTWCSSLIVASLWQWNGEKHTSYRLLAKSIFGPWGYWYVSFFQQVASIGNNVAIQIAAGSSLKAVYKHYYAGDDGAVVTLQHFILLFGAFEMFLSQLPDIHSLRWVNATCTASTIGFAVTAISVTLYDGHRIDRKEVGYSLQGTTATKIFRGFNALGTIAFSFGDAMLPEIQSTIREPVRRNMYKGVSTAYLLIVMSYWTLAFSGYWSFGSEVQPYILSSLTAPAWAIVMANLFAVIQITGCFQIYCRPTYAYFEERIQAKNMRRKAWVWRLMYTSVYMVAITLVAAAMPFFGDFVSVCGAVGFTPLDFVLPALAFLKAGKLPKNPGLRHATKALGSTIAVLFSAVGALACIGAIRAIVLDIKTYKFFHDM; this is translated from the exons ATGTCACCGACGAGAGGTGGTGTCCAGGAGGACCAGGCCGGAGAAGCAGACAGCGTGGACAGGGAGGCAATCTCCGGCGCCACCGAGGGAGGGAAAGGCACCTGGAGGCACGCTGCATTCCATGTGGCAACGACGATCGCCACACCGGCGGCCTATGCTCCGTTGCCCTTTGCTCTTGCATCCCTCGGCTGGCCTCTCG GTGTTTGCAGCTTGGTCATAGGGACACTAGTTACCTGGTGTTCTAGCTTGATTGTTGCCTCTCTGTGGCAGTGGAACGGAGAGAAGCACACCAGCTACCGGCTGCTTGCAAAGAGCATCTTTG GTCCCTGGGGTTACTGGTACGTGTCATTCTTCCAGCAAGTGGCGTCAATTGGCAACAACGTCGCAATCCAGATTGCTGCTGGCAGCAGCCTCAAGGCTGTCTACAAGCACTACTACGCTGGCGACGATGGCGCCGTGGTCACGCTGCAACACTTCATCCTTCTTTTTGGCGCATTTGAGATGTTCCTCTCCCAGCTTCCTGACATACATTCGCTGCGGTGGGTGAATGCTACCTGCACCGCTAGCACCATTGGATTTGCGGTGACAGCCATAAGCGTCACACTATATGATG GACATCGGATTGACCGGAAGGAAGTTGGCTACAGCCTGCAAGGAACCACCGCAACTAAGATCTTCAGAGGTTTCAATGCACTGGGCACAATAGCGTTCTCATTTGGTGATGCGATGCTGCCAGAAATTCAG AGCACTATCCGAGAACCGGTCAGGAGGAACATGTACAAGGGCGTCTCGACGGCGTACCTGCTAATTGTCATGTCCTACTGGACACTGGCATTCAGCGGCTATTGGTCTTTCGGATCTGAAGTCCAGCCATACATCCTATCCTCCCTGACTGCTCCAGCATGGGCAATTGTAATGGCAAACCTATTTGCAGTGATTCAGATCACAGGTTGCTTTCAG ATATACTGCAGGCCAACATATGCATACTTTGAAGAGCGCATTCAGGCGAAGAACATGAGGCGCAAAGCATGGGTGTGGCGGCTGATGTATACCTCTGTGTACATGGTGGCGATCACCCTCGTTGCGGCGGCAATGCCTTTCTTTGGGGACTTTGTATCAGTTTGTGGAGCGGTTGGGTTCACCCCTCTGGACTTTGTGCTGCCAGCCTTGGCATTTCTGAAGGCTGGGAAGCTGCCCAAAAACCCGGGGCTGCGGCACGCTACCAAGGCCCTTGGATCCACCATCGCCGTATTGTTCTCTGCCGTTGGAGCTCTGGCATGCATCGGCGCCATCAGAGCAATTGTGCTTGACATCAAGACCTACAAGTTCTTCCATGACATGTGA